In Nilaparvata lugens isolate BPH chromosome 5, ASM1435652v1, whole genome shotgun sequence, the following proteins share a genomic window:
- the LOC111049821 gene encoding uncharacterized protein LOC111049821 isoform X2, whose amino-acid sequence MASSNDYDLQLEMIPQDNNLSMRQLNLLLQPDRVSYEYYDDGGGGAGGDDDGRGGGGGGDDDVGGGGDVDGVGGGGAVVDSNGVEVGASSGGVVAASSREGEEGAGPEEGEEEGKKKEGEEGGADVNNDDEDDDSLENDFQSSSSSCSEIPPARPPIKHNVYGGIEGVAIGDWWLTSRECWHAGVHRPPNTSAFLHCGPQGAYSITLSDQCSADDVDGGDRFTLSTGGKGAADTGSNEQTLSFDTVTLVASKESGNPIRLVRTHKLKSAYAPDIGYRYDGLYEVENYWVATSLDGATVYKFLFRRLGEQSGQAPPPWLVHKIVPPQLHRSVQAKYARAISIASRRARTDSARRVRSKSVDHAESRWKQSTRQVQDDLMLQQQNGDNQLKQQKKQCRSCEQLNSQEQQYNDYDQLKPQKQQSNGFNQLKPQKQQCNDFNQLEQLPQQPNTSRSLQASTSAPRVKKQSPPKKESIKRQFVDYPFEITTQQQQLAFARSQQLTPDPDPADMFFEDDLSYLSLKQKLYQASVAQGQAATPSFEAEFLKVCDELCQTLPGEDDQNSSEMQHVASSNSSVLSHVARENNSLSQHIAGNNSPLLQTVPGNNSPLVQPIAGRNSPVLQHVAENIYVLQNFAGTKSPVLPHVAGNSSVSQLVAGNRSPVSQLVAGNNGPVLPQNNIMLQRLASNNITLFKRVEGNKITLYQRVAKTEDKITLLQRVAKTEDIDCSKLLELSAACKELTKHSGNSCVGPSLASDSTDCSSKVGVTQGRPSTSTSYVGLPQGSGYCGQPQPGASCYPERSQASASSHSGRPRGSASSHLGRPRGSVSRHPGRSRGGASSSSNSYSEQTPGGTSRGSRTAGSYSRMTRGGARSRGRGGRQLKNGANKTNDAFGTSLGSGHCMKTYSRSPRSCTVSSPQVGASCSKAMLNGASYMGNRSQGDTNSRAAMMNGVGCSRLPPGGKVNSGGGASYRRMSQSSDKSLQGVNNNSLINSGSNGQFKKRSVSCSRLYNGESVDESTSNKRSRCYASNLPNDTSVNNDKSSKEPVKKRAPSRNRIKRRRSVCGEEMGGMPQKKTSISEPQEAPTIIRYKSVGDLLNAIVGFEDDSFLHATKKVNNVGDKKEEEEVGEKEKKVEEEQSVIKDAFLGFTMPEIHASEICWMNFADFLFRHGYKKHWEGWSRNVPHRSLIVNAFLIRQLQRETGTEGWGEEESGEDEEKEEKDVRERETRRRKEILSGREANLSERERDCDREGNRRRESLRGRKGNENAKKGKINEIEDVSESEEEVNDRRKSLRERTGRVSEGKEKETRRNGNVREIDDHVSESEEEVNDRRKSLRERTGRLSEGNEKETSRKGNVREIDDHVSESEEEVNDRRKSLRERTKRLSEGNEKETSRKGNVREIDDNLSESEEEVNDRRKSLRERKSEGKVKEREKKGNVGDSEDLSESEEEAIERRKSLRRWKKNESAVKGNSSDSEEYNISESEEEAIERRKSLRRWKKNESAEKRNSSESEEEVIERRKSLRGWKRNESAEKGNSIDSEEYNISESEEEAIERRKSLRGWKKNERAEKRNSSESEEYNISESEEAIERRKSLRGWKKNESAVKGNSSDSGEDISDSEEDLSERRKSLRIRIERLSEAEEKETGLKAHASGIEETSDSEEDVSEIRKSSQENRKRNWK is encoded by the exons GAGTGGCGATTGGCGATTGGTGGCTGACTAGTCGCGAGTGCTGGCACGCGGGCGTGCATCGGCCTCCTAACACGAGCGCCTTCCTCCATTGCGGCCCCCAAGGCGCCTACAGTATCACCCTATCGGATCAGTGCTCCGCAGATGATGTGGACGGAGGCGACAGGTTCACGCTTTCCACAG GTGGCAAGGGAGCCGCTGACACTGGCAGCAACGAACAGACGTTGAGCTTCGACACGGTCACTCTGGTCGCCAGTAAGGAGTCGGGAAACCCGATTCGTTTGGTCAGAACACATAAGCTGAAAAGTGCCTATGCGCCCGACATCGGATATCGTTATGATG GCCTGTACGAAGTGGAGAACTACTGGGTGGCGACCAGCTTAGATGGCGCCACCGTCTACAAGTTCCTGTTTCGACGCCTGGGGGAGCAGAGTGGTCAGGCGCCTCCGCCTTGGCTGGTACACAAGATAGTGCCGCCGCAGCTGCATCGCTCTGTCCAGGCCAAGTATGCGCGCGCAATCAGCATTGCTTCAAGGCGGGCTCGTACAG ACTCAGCTAGAAGAGTACGATCAAAATCTGTGGATCATGCCGAGAGCAGATGGAAACAGTCGACCCGGCAGGTGCAGGATGATTTGATGTTACAGCAGCAAAACGGCGACAATCAGCTTAAACAGCAGAAGAAACAGTGTCGCAGCTGCGAACAGCTGAATTCGCAGGAGCAACAGTATAACGACTATGATCAGCTGAAACCGCAGAAGCAACAAAGTAACGGCTTCAATCAGCTGAAACCGCAGAAGCAACAGTGTAACGACTTCAATCAGCTGGAACAGCTGCCACAACAGCCAAACACAAGCAGAAGTTTACAGGCGTCGACGTCTGCTCCAAG AGTGAAAAAGCAATCTCCTCCAAAGAAGGAGAGCATTAAGCGACAGTTTGTGGATTATCCCTTCGAGATCACGACACAGCAGCAGCAATTGGCTTTTGCCAGGAGCCAACAGCTAACTCCAGATCCTGATCCAGCAGACATGTTTTTTGAGGACGACCTCTCCTATCTGAGTTTGAAACAGAAATTGTACCAGGCGTCAGTGGCTCAGGGACAAGCAGCTACGCCCAGCTTTGAAGCTGAATTTCTGAAAGTCTGCGATGAACTGTGTCAAACATTGCCAGGTGAAGATGACCAAAACAGCTCTGAAATGCAACACGTTGCAAGCAGCAATAGTTCTGTGTTGTCACATGTTGCAAGAGAAAACAATTCTCTGTCGCAACACATTGCTGGCAACAACAGCCCTTTGTTGCAAACCGTTCCAGGCAACAACAGTCCTTTGGTGCAACCGATTGCAGGCAGAAACAGTCCTGTGTTGCAACACGTTGCAGAAAACATTTATGTGTTGCAAAACTTTGCAGGCACAAAAAGTCCTGTGCTGCCACATGTTGCAGGAAACAGTTCTGTGTCACAACTCGTTGCTGGCAACCGCAGTCCTGTGTCGCAACTCGTTGCAGGCAACAACGGTCCTGTGTTGCCACAGAACAATATTATGCTGCAGCGTCTTGCTTCTAACAATATTACTTTGTTTAAACGCGTTGAAggtaacaaaataacactttaTCAACGAGTTGCTAAAACTGAAGACAAAATAACACTTTTACAGCGAGTTGCTAAAACTGAGGATATAGACTGTAGCAAACTATTGGAGCTGAGCGCTGCCTGTAAGGAGCTGACAAAACATAGTGGAAATAGTTGCGTGGGACCATCGCTGGCATCGGATAGCACCGATTGCAGTAGTAAAGTGGGAGTGACACAAGGTAGGCCTAGCACTAGTACTAGTTATGTAGGACTACCGCAAGGTAGTGGTTACTGTGGACAACCGCAACCAGGTGCTAGTTGTTACCCAGAACGATCTCAAGCAAGTGCTAGTAGTCACTCAGGACGACCACGAGGTAGCGCTAGTAGTCACCTAGGACGACCACGAGGTAGCGTTAGTAGACACCCAGGACGATCACGAGGTGGcgctagtagtagtagtaatagttACTCCGAACAAACGCCAGGTGGCACCAGTAGAGGCAGCAGAACAGCCGGTAGTTACAGTCGAATGACACGAGGGGGCGCTAGATCACGTGGTAGAGGTGGTAGACAGCTGAAAAATGGCGCCAACAAAACAAATGATGCTTTTGGTACATCATTAGGTTCCGGCCATTGCATGAAAACTTACAGTCGAAGTCCAAGAAGTTGCACCGTTAGTTCTCCACAAGTTGGTGCAAGCTGTAGTAAAGCTATGCTAAATGGTGCTAGTTATATGGGGAATCGTTCACAAGGTGACACTAACAGCAGGGCAGCAATGATGAATGGTGTTGGTTGTAGTAGACTGCCTCCTGGTGGTAAAGTGAATAGTGGTGGTGGTGCTAGTTACCGTAGAATGTCACAAAGTAGTGACAAATCATTGCAAGGTGTCAATAATAATTCTCTAATTAATAGCGGTTCCAATGGGCAGTTCAAAAAACGTTCTGTAAGTTGTAGTAGGTTGTACAATGGGGAAAGTGTAGATGAATCAACAAGCAACAAACGTAGCAGATGTTATGCTTCGAATTTACCAAATGATACAAGTGTAAACAATGACAAAAGTAGCAAAGAACCGGTGAAAAAACGGGCTCCCAGTCGAAATCGTATTAAAAGACGTAGATCAGTGTGTGGTGAAGAAATGGGTGGTATGCCACAAAAAAAGACTTCAATATCTGAACCACAGGAAGCGCCAACAATCATCCGCTATAAAAGTGTCGGCGATCTTTTAAATGCAATAGTTGGCTTCGAGGACGATAGCTTTCTACATGCTACGAAAAAGGTTAATAATGTTGGCGAtaaaaaggaagaggaggaagtaggggagaaggagaagaaggtagaGGAAGAGCAATCAGTGATAAAGGACGCTTTTTTAGGGTTCACCATGCCTGAGATTCATGCATCTGAAATATGTTGGATGAATTTTGCGGACTTTCTGTTTAGACATGGCTATAAAAAGCATTGGGAGGGATGGTCTCGGAATGTGCCTCACCGTTCTCTAATCGTTAACGCTTTCCTGATTCGACAGCTGCAGCGAGAAACGGGAACTGAAGGGTGGGGCGAGGAAGAGAGtggagaggatgaggagaaggaggaaaaagaTGTGAGGGAAAGAGAAACAAGGAGAAGGAAAGAAATTTTAAGTGGAAGGGAGGCGAATTTGAGTGAAAGGGAAAGAGATTGTGACAGGgaaggaaatagaagaagagaatCATTACGTGGGAGGAAAGGAAATGAAAATGCGAAGAAAGGAAAGATAAATGAAATAGAAGATGTAAgtgaaagtgaagaagaagtgAATGACAGGAGAAAATCATTACGTGAGAGGACTGGAAGAGTAAgtgaaggaaaagaaaaagaaactaGAAGGAACGGAAATGTAAGAGAGATAGACGATCATGTTAGTGAAAGCGAAGAAGAAGTGAATGACAGGAGAAAATCATTACGCGAAAGGACTGGAAGATTAAGTGAAGGAAACGAAAAGGAAACTAGTAGGAAAGGAAATGTAAGAGAGATAGACGATCATGTGAGTGAAAGCGAAGAAGAAGTGAATGACAGGAGAAAATCATTACGCGAAAGGACTAAAAGATTAAGTGAAGGAAACGAAAAGGAAACTAGTAGGAAAGGAAATGTAAGAGAGATAGACGATAATTTGAGTGAAAGCGAAGAAGAAGTGAATGACAGGAGAAAATCATTACGCGAAAGGAAAAGTGAAGGGAAAGTAAAAGAACGTGAGAAGAAAGGAAATGTCGGTGACAGTGAAGATCTAAGTGAGAGTGAAGAAGAAGCAATTGAAAGGAGAAAATCATTACGCCGATGGAAAAAGAATGAAAGCGCGGTGAAAGGAAATTCAAGTGACAgtgaagaatataatataagtgAGAGTGAAGAAGAAGCAATTGAAAGGAGAAAATCATTACGCCGATGGAAAAAGAATGAAAGCGCGGAGAAAAGAAATTCAAGTGAGAGTGAAGAAGAAGTAATTGAGAGGAGAAAATCATTACGCGGATGGAAAAGGAATGAAAGCGCCGAGAAAGGAAATTCAATTGACAgtgaagaatataatataagtgAGAGTGAAGAAGAAGCAATTGAAAGGAGAAAATCATTACGCGGATGGAAAAAGAATGAAAGGGCGGAGAAAAGAAATTCAAGTGAGAgtgaagaatataatataagtgAGAGTGAAGAAGCAATTGAGAGGAGAAAATCATTACGCGGATGGAAAAAGAATGAAAGCGCGGTGAAAGGAAATTCAAGTGACAGTGGAGAAGATATAAGTGACAGTGAAGAAGATCTAAGTGAGAGGAGAAAATCATTACGCATTAGGATAGAAAGATTAAGTGaggcagaagaaaaagaaacagGATTAAAAGCTCATGCAAGTGGTATAGAAGAAACAAGTGACAGTGAAGAAGATGTAAGCGAGATAAGAAAATCTTCGCAAGAGAATAGAAAAAGGAACTGGAAGTGA